From a region of the Janthinobacterium sp. 61 genome:
- a CDS encoding ABC transporter ATP-binding protein, protein MNAPAFHLVRPPVSVAPLLSVSHVSLEYRTEQRTVRATHDVSFDVFRGDRFVLLGPSGCGKSSLLKAVAGFIAPRAGGIAMHGQPIHTPGPDRVVVFQEFDQLPPWKTVLENVMFPLLASKRLDRVAARERAHHWIAKVGLAGFEDAHPHTLSGGMKQRVAIARALAMQPEVLLMDEPFAALDALTRRKMQEELSRLWEELRFTLVFVTHSIEEALVVGNRILLLSPHPGRVRAELNSHQFGLHSAGSAEFQAASSRIHGLLFDEETRAVPQAASTQREAV, encoded by the coding sequence ATGAATGCACCCGCTTTTCACCTGGTACGTCCTCCGGTCTCAGTGGCGCCATTGCTCAGCGTCAGCCATGTCAGCCTGGAATACCGGACGGAGCAGCGCACCGTGCGCGCCACGCATGACGTCAGTTTCGACGTGTTCCGCGGCGACCGTTTCGTCTTGCTGGGGCCCTCCGGCTGCGGCAAGTCGTCACTGCTGAAAGCCGTGGCCGGCTTCATCGCGCCGCGCGCGGGCGGTATCGCCATGCATGGGCAGCCTATACATACGCCGGGGCCGGACCGTGTCGTCGTGTTCCAGGAATTCGACCAGTTACCGCCGTGGAAGACCGTGCTGGAAAACGTCATGTTCCCCTTGCTGGCCAGCAAGCGGCTGGACAGGGTGGCGGCCCGCGAGCGCGCCCATCACTGGATCGCCAAGGTGGGCCTGGCCGGCTTCGAAGATGCCCATCCGCACACCTTGTCGGGCGGCATGAAGCAGCGGGTAGCCATCGCCCGTGCGTTGGCCATGCAGCCGGAAGTGCTGCTGATGGACGAGCCGTTTGCCGCCCTCGACGCCTTGACGCGGCGCAAGATGCAGGAAGAGTTGAGCCGCTTGTGGGAAGAGTTGCGCTTTACCCTCGTGTTCGTCACGCATTCGATCGAGGAAGCGCTGGTGGTGGGCAATCGCATCCTGCTGCTGTCGCCCCATCCGGGCAGGGTGCGCGCAGAACTGAACAGCCATCAGTTCGGCTTGCACAGCGCCGGTAGTGCCGAATTCCAGGCCGCCAGCAGCCGCATCCACGGCTTGCTGTTCGATGAAGAAACAAGGGCGGTCCCGCAAGCAGCCAGCACGCAGCGGGAGGCCGTATGA
- a CDS encoding ABC transporter substrate-binding protein — protein MLPIFTFARRLLATIAILCMAMPMAMAEGQIRIAGQHGITFLLLNIAQEQKLIEKHGKQQGVDVKVEWITLSGGPAINDALLSGNIDIAGAGLGPLLTIWDRTKGRQNVRGVASLGNFPYYLISNNPKVKTLADLTDKDRIALPAVSVSVQARILQMAVAKQWGDKEFARLDNITQTLPHPDAAAAIIAGGTELSGHFGNSPFQEQELAQNPNAHILLNSYDVQGGPSSSTLLYATEKYRKDNPKTYRAFIAALAEAAQYASSNPQGAADIYIKVNKSKVDRNLLLKIFANPQVQFKIAPQNTYGLAQFLHRVNAIRNLPDSWRDYFFDDPAITQGG, from the coding sequence ATGTTGCCGATCTTTACCTTTGCCCGCCGCCTGCTCGCCACCATTGCCATACTGTGCATGGCCATGCCCATGGCCATGGCCGAAGGCCAGATCCGCATCGCGGGCCAGCATGGCATCACCTTCTTGCTGCTCAACATTGCGCAAGAACAAAAGCTGATCGAAAAGCATGGCAAGCAGCAGGGCGTCGATGTAAAGGTCGAGTGGATCACCCTGTCGGGCGGCCCTGCCATCAATGACGCCTTGTTGTCGGGCAATATCGACATTGCAGGCGCCGGCCTGGGACCGCTGTTGACCATCTGGGACCGCACGAAAGGGCGGCAGAATGTGCGCGGCGTGGCCTCGCTCGGCAATTTTCCCTACTACTTGATCAGCAACAACCCGAAGGTGAAAACCCTGGCGGACTTGACGGACAAGGACCGCATCGCCTTGCCCGCCGTGTCCGTTTCCGTGCAGGCGCGCATCTTGCAGATGGCGGTGGCGAAACAGTGGGGCGACAAGGAGTTTGCCCGCCTCGATAACATCACGCAAACCTTGCCGCACCCGGATGCGGCGGCCGCCATCATCGCCGGCGGCACGGAGTTGAGCGGCCATTTCGGCAACTCGCCGTTCCAGGAGCAGGAGCTGGCACAGAACCCGAACGCCCATATCCTCCTGAACTCGTATGACGTGCAAGGCGGGCCCAGCTCGTCGACCCTGCTGTATGCGACGGAAAAATACCGCAAGGATAATCCCAAGACTTACCGCGCCTTCATCGCCGCGCTGGCCGAAGCGGCGCAGTATGCGAGCAGCAATCCGCAGGGTGCGGCCGATATCTATATCAAGGTGAATAAAAGCAAGGTGGACCGCAATCTGCTCTTGAAAATCTTTGCCAATCCGCAAGTGCAATTCAAGATCGCGCCGCAAAACACCTATGGCCTGGCGCAATTCCTGCACCGCGTGAATGCCATTCGCAACCTGCCCGACAGCTGGCGCGACTATTTCTTTGACGACCCCGCCATCACGCAAGGAGGCTGA
- a CDS encoding ABC transporter permease: protein MSALLEPPIRQEFVYAAPLPAGVTVERPLSRWQRWSQHALWRKALILLSMALLWEGAARWTQNDLLLPSFLQTAQAFIAGIASGELLTRTAASLVVLLQGYAVGVMAAFVLTLLAVSSRIGRDVLETLTAMLNPLPAIAMLPLALLWFGLGRASLIFVIVHSVMWPLALNTYAGFQGVPETLRMAGRNYGLNGLRLVLHILVPGALPSIVSGLKIGWAFAWRTLIAAELVFGTTSGKGGLGWYIFQNRNELYTDKVFAGLAAVIVIGLLVENIGFRTLERVTLRRWGMQR from the coding sequence ATGAGCGCGCTGCTGGAGCCGCCGATCCGCCAGGAGTTCGTGTATGCGGCACCACTGCCGGCCGGCGTCACCGTCGAACGGCCGCTGTCGCGCTGGCAGCGCTGGAGTCAGCACGCGCTGTGGCGCAAGGCCTTGATTTTGCTCAGCATGGCCCTGTTGTGGGAAGGCGCGGCGCGCTGGACGCAGAACGATTTACTCTTGCCCAGTTTTCTCCAAACGGCGCAGGCGTTCATCGCTGGCATCGCCAGCGGAGAATTGCTCACGCGTACGGCTGCGTCCCTGGTCGTCTTGCTGCAGGGCTATGCGGTGGGCGTGATGGCCGCCTTTGTGCTGACCTTGCTGGCAGTGTCGAGCCGCATTGGACGCGACGTGCTGGAAACGCTGACGGCCATGTTGAATCCCTTGCCAGCCATCGCCATGTTGCCGCTGGCCCTGCTGTGGTTCGGCCTGGGACGTGCCAGCCTGATCTTTGTCATCGTCCATTCCGTGATGTGGCCGCTGGCTCTGAACACCTATGCTGGCTTCCAGGGCGTGCCGGAAACCCTGCGCATGGCGGGCCGAAATTATGGCTTGAATGGCTTGCGCCTGGTGCTGCACATCCTCGTGCCGGGCGCTTTGCCGTCCATTGTCTCGGGCCTGAAAATAGGCTGGGCGTTTGCCTGGCGTACCCTGATCGCCGCCGAACTGGTGTTTGGTACCACGTCGGGGAAGGGCGGCCTGGGCTGGTACATCTTCCAGAACCGCAACGAGCTGTACACGGACAAGGTATTCGCGGGCCTGGCGGCCGTCATCGTGATTGGTTTGCTGGTGGAAAACATCGGCTTTCGCACCCTGGAACGGGTCACCCTGCGCCGCTGGGGCATGCAGCGATAG
- a CDS encoding TauD/TfdA family dioxygenase, whose translation MSAVLKPVHSTSHFRIETFDAPLGAQVLGLDLAQPLSLGDFQRLHHAHLDHHVLVFRAQHITPQQQVDFSRRFGPLQIHVLRQFQLPTQPEVLIISNIVEDGQPIGLGDAGHFWHSDLSYKEVPSLGSMLHAQELPDEGGDTVFANMHLAWESLPAALRHAVRGARAEHSYLSQYEELLRRNPWRPALTQAQIDEVKPVTHPVVRVHPETGRRALFVSEHFTTRIVGLPDDESRALLDELFAHSVRPEHLYVHRWQPHDLVFWDNRSLMHLATGCPPGQRRKLYRTTIEGDAPY comes from the coding sequence ATGTCGGCCGTCCTGAAACCCGTGCATTCCACCAGCCATTTCCGTATCGAGACTTTCGATGCGCCGCTCGGCGCGCAAGTGCTGGGGCTGGATCTGGCGCAGCCGCTGTCGCTGGGCGATTTCCAGCGCCTGCACCACGCCCATCTCGACCATCACGTGCTGGTGTTTCGCGCACAGCACATCACGCCGCAGCAGCAGGTGGACTTCAGCCGCCGCTTCGGTCCCCTGCAAATCCACGTGCTGCGCCAGTTCCAGCTGCCCACGCAACCGGAAGTGCTGATCATCTCGAACATCGTCGAGGATGGCCAGCCCATCGGCCTGGGCGATGCGGGCCATTTCTGGCATTCGGACCTGTCGTACAAGGAAGTGCCCAGCCTCGGCTCCATGCTGCACGCGCAAGAATTGCCGGACGAGGGCGGCGATACCGTGTTTGCGAATATGCACCTGGCCTGGGAAAGCTTGCCGGCTGCGCTGCGCCACGCCGTGCGCGGCGCCCGCGCCGAACACAGCTACCTGAGCCAGTATGAGGAGTTGCTCCGCCGCAATCCCTGGCGTCCCGCACTGACGCAGGCGCAGATCGATGAAGTCAAACCTGTCACCCATCCCGTCGTGCGCGTGCATCCGGAAACGGGGCGGCGGGCCCTGTTTGTCAGCGAACATTTCACCACGCGCATCGTTGGCTTGCCCGACGATGAAAGCCGCGCCCTGCTCGACGAACTGTTTGCGCACAGCGTGCGCCCGGAGCATTTATATGTGCACCGCTGGCAGCCGCATGACCTGGTGTTCTGGGATAACCGTTCCCTGATGCACCTGGCGACGGGTTGCCCGCCCGGCCAGCGTCGCAAACTTTACCGAACCACCATCGAAGGCGATGCGCCGTACTGA
- a CDS encoding HTH-type transcriptional regulator ArgP has product MTMDLNPKHTEAFRAVVETGSFEQAALRLHLTSPAISQRVRALESQLGNALIVRSRPARATRMGQRLMQYLKRAKLLEADLQAELAVQQDAPLTLVLALNADSMGTWFFPALSEVLIRERVLLDLTVEDQDHTYTLLETGMAIGCISTEAKPMRGCTAEPLGVMRYWLVATPAFRQQWFAHGLTRKAARTAPVVAYTRKDTLQSSFLQEALGLPEGAYPCHYVPGATSHFNAIRYGLGYGMVPELLLKANTDGELVEMLTPKTPADVVLYWHTWKVQSPRMDQLSRQIIAAARTMLK; this is encoded by the coding sequence TTGACCATGGATCTCAATCCCAAGCACACGGAAGCGTTCCGCGCCGTCGTGGAAACGGGCAGCTTCGAGCAGGCGGCTCTGCGGCTGCACCTGACGTCGCCCGCCATTTCCCAGCGCGTGCGGGCGCTGGAAAGCCAGCTGGGCAATGCGCTGATCGTGCGCAGCCGTCCCGCACGCGCCACGCGCATGGGGCAGCGGCTGATGCAGTATTTGAAGCGGGCCAAGCTGCTGGAAGCGGACTTGCAGGCGGAACTGGCGGTGCAGCAAGATGCCCCGCTGACCCTGGTGCTGGCGCTGAACGCAGATTCGATGGGTACCTGGTTCTTTCCGGCCCTATCCGAGGTACTGATACGCGAGCGCGTGCTGCTCGACCTGACCGTGGAAGACCAGGACCACACCTACACCTTGCTGGAAACGGGCATGGCCATCGGCTGCATCAGCACGGAAGCCAAACCCATGCGCGGCTGCACGGCCGAACCGCTGGGCGTGATGCGCTACTGGCTGGTGGCCACGCCCGCGTTCCGCCAGCAGTGGTTCGCGCACGGCCTGACGCGCAAGGCGGCGCGCACGGCGCCCGTGGTCGCCTACACGCGCAAGGACACCTTGCAGTCATCGTTCCTGCAAGAGGCGCTGGGGCTGCCGGAAGGGGCTTACCCCTGCCATTACGTACCGGGCGCCACCTCGCACTTCAACGCCATCCGCTACGGCCTCGGCTACGGCATGGTCCCGGAACTGCTGCTGAAGGCGAACACGGATGGCGAACTGGTGGAAATGCTCACACCCAAGACCCCGGCCGACGTGGTCCTGTACTGGCATACGTGGAAAGTGCAGTCGCCGCGCATGGACCAACTCTCGCGGCAAATCATTGCGGCGGCGCGCACCATGCTGAAATAA
- the can gene encoding carbonate dehydratase produces MTEPKNGMALAELLQRNRRWADSMVAKDPNFFKNLEAQTSPEYLWIGCSDSRVPANELLGMAPGDVFVHRNIANVVVHSDLNCLSVLQFAVDVLKVKHVIIVGHYGCKGVHAAMTGTRIGLVDNWLRHVQDVGQKHERYLGDVLTSRQRGDRLCELNVVEQVLNVCQTTIVQDAWERGQELSVHGWVYGLKDGLLNDLEVTVTAGHELAPRMATRLARYEATA; encoded by the coding sequence ATGACCGAACCGAAAAATGGCATGGCCCTGGCGGAACTGCTGCAGCGTAACCGCCGCTGGGCCGACTCGATGGTGGCGAAAGACCCGAACTTCTTCAAGAACCTGGAAGCGCAAACATCGCCCGAATACCTGTGGATCGGCTGTTCCGACAGCCGCGTGCCCGCCAACGAACTGCTGGGCATGGCACCTGGTGACGTGTTTGTGCACCGTAATATCGCCAATGTGGTCGTGCATTCCGACCTCAATTGCCTGTCTGTGCTGCAATTTGCCGTGGACGTGCTGAAAGTCAAACATGTCATCATCGTCGGCCATTACGGTTGCAAGGGCGTGCATGCGGCCATGACGGGCACGCGCATCGGCCTGGTCGACAACTGGTTGCGCCACGTGCAGGACGTGGGCCAGAAGCACGAACGCTACCTGGGCGACGTACTGACGAGCCGCCAGCGCGGCGACCGCCTGTGCGAACTGAACGTGGTGGAACAGGTCTTGAACGTGTGCCAGACCACCATCGTGCAAGATGCGTGGGAACGGGGCCAGGAACTCAGCGTCCATGGCTGGGTCTATGGCTTGAAGGATGGCTTGCTGAACGACCTGGAAGTGACGGTCACGGCCGGCCACGAGCTGGCGCCGCGCATGGCGACCCGCCTGGCTCGCTACGAAGCAACGGCGTAA
- a CDS encoding tetratricopeptide repeat protein, with translation MPTIALLLAMLLAIPAHAQDSQDEGDLSYKAYVHSDKRIKCLYGYAADKTGDHAAAVVIFEDCIRRWNDVYSMIWLAQLYETGVGVPRDLVQATALMRRGAHTNDDAAYARLARYHYGVALAEGRGTPQDIPQARTWLRLAAQEGVREAADYLGRLEGATP, from the coding sequence ATGCCCACTATCGCCCTCTTGCTCGCCATGCTGCTCGCCATTCCCGCCCATGCGCAGGATAGCCAGGATGAAGGCGATCTCAGCTATAAAGCCTATGTGCACAGCGACAAGCGCATCAAGTGTTTGTACGGCTATGCGGCCGACAAGACGGGAGACCATGCGGCGGCCGTCGTCATCTTTGAAGATTGCATCCGGCGCTGGAACGATGTGTATTCGATGATTTGGCTGGCCCAGCTGTATGAAACGGGCGTGGGCGTGCCCAGGGACCTGGTGCAGGCGACGGCGCTGATGCGGCGCGGCGCCCACACGAATGATGACGCCGCCTATGCGCGGCTGGCGCGCTACCACTATGGCGTGGCGCTGGCCGAAGGCCGGGGCACGCCCCAGGACATTCCCCAGGCCAGGACCTGGCTGCGTTTGGCTGCGCAGGAGGGCGTGCGGGAAGCGGCCGATTATCTGGGCCGACTGGAAGGCGCCACGCCATAG